The sequence below is a genomic window from Salvelinus namaycush isolate Seneca chromosome 2, SaNama_1.0, whole genome shotgun sequence.
GGAGACTCTACATCTAAATACTAACGGAGACTCTACATCTAAATACTAACGGAGACTCTACATCTAAATACTAACGGAGACTCAACATCTAAATACTAACGGAGACTCAACATCTAAATACTAACGGAGACTCTACATCTAAATACTAACGGAGACTCTACATCTAAATACTAACGGAGACTCTACATCTAAATACTAACGGAGACTCTACATCTAAATACTAACGGAGACTCAACATCTAAATACTAACGGAGACTCTACATCTAAATACTAACGGAGACTCTACATCTAAATACTAACGGAGACTCTACATCTAAATACTAACGGAGACTCTACATCTAAATACTAACGGAGACTCTACATCTAAATACTAACGGAGACTCTACATCTAAATACTAACGGAGACTCTACATCTAAATACTAACGGAGACTCAACATCTAAATACTAACGGAGACTCTACATCTAAATACTAACGGAGACTCTACATCTAAATACTAACGGAGACTCTACATCTAAATACTAACGGAGACACAACATCTAAATACTAACGGAGACTACATCTAAATACTAACGGAGACTACATCTAAATACTAACGGAGACTCTACATCTAAATACTAACGGAGACTACATCTAAATACCAACTGAGACTACATCTAAATACTAACGGAGACTACATCTAAATACCAGCTGAGACTACATCTAAATACTAACGGAGACTACATCTAAATACTAACGGAGACTACATCTAAATACTAACGGAGACTCTACATCTAGTGAATGCTGGCTGTTTTTCACTTACGGAATggatattcattcattcattcatacatTTCAATGAGTTATGAACAGAATATGACGTCATAAGAACCAGGAAGTCCTGATGAATGAGTACACAGCAGAGTCCTACCTATGAAACAGTAACAGATAGGGTTGAGGCTGGAGTTGGTGAGGCCCAGCCACTGGGCAAAGGGCTGGGTCTGCATGAGCCAAGATGGCGGATGCTGCACTCGGTCGATCCAGAACTCAGCCAGATACAGGGGCAGCCAGGAAACAGCAAACAGCAGGACCAGGGCCACCACCATTTTGGCGATCTTCTTCCTCGTCTTGAGGCACTCAGTGTGCAGCGCTCGGCTTCGAGAGTCGAGTTCCGTAAACATCCGCTTCCCGTCCCCCCAGAGCCGGCGACCAGTCAGGAAGCCGATGGTGAGGTTAAAGGTCACGGGGATGCAGTAGAGCGCCACGAAGAGCAGGACGGTGTAGCCCTGTTTCAGACGCGGCCCCGGCCACACCTCCTGGCACACAGGGATCACAAACGACGCCCCCAGGCTGATCTCATCTCGCCGGTTCATGAACACCAATGGGGAGCAGATCGCTGATGACACCACCCACACCACGGCGACCGTCCCTAGGATCCGGCGGCGGGTGAAGAGGGAGCGGGCACGGAGCGGGCAGCGTACACTGAAGTAACGATTGACACTGATGACCGTAAGCGTTAGCACGCTAGCCGACACGGAGACGGCCTGGGTGAAGGGGACCGCTCGGCAGAGGAAGTCCCCGTAGACCCAGGCCGAGTAGATCTGGTGACCCAGCGTTATGggcatgcagacacacaccacGGCCAGGTCACACACCGCCAGGTTAACCAGGAGGTACCGTGTGGCGCTGACCGCGGCTAGCCTCTCGCTACGTCGGTTGGTCAGCACCTTCATTGACATGATGTTCCCTACGAACCCCACCAGGAAGGACAGGCAGTACATGAGTGTCAGAGCCACCGTGGTCGGCTCATGGACCGTCCATAACAAGCTGGTCAGCTCTGAACcatcaggagagaggagggaggaggggaagagggacgaggaggaggagaagaggggaggatcaGGAGGGTAGAAGGAGGAAGACGGGAGGAGAGAGTcagggggaaggagggatgaggaggaggatgaggggaggaggagggagtcgTAGAAGCTGTAACTGTTGTTGAGTCTGGCCTGTGTGGCGTTCTCTACATGCAGCAGAGGAGTGAAGCTGAGTTGGGCTGATAACAGGTCCAGGGTCAGCTTCATGGTGCTGTCTTGTCCCCTCAAGGCTTGCTCTGACTGTCAACACTGACCTCAGTGCGGCCCTTATATAATGCTACTCATTACACTGCAGCAGCGGTAGAGGACTGTATCATCAGGATTTATGCGCACGGTTAGGGGTAAGTCCGAGCTACTTGAGATATGTGTTCTTAACATGGGATAAGGATAAGGGATAAAAGGTCAAAGTTACTTAGGCTAAGGTTAGGGGTAAGATTAGGAACTGGCTCTATCTTCAGAAACAAACAGCAACACACTTGTCCTTATCTTACTAGCACTTGCACCTCTTATCTTACTAGCACCTCTTATCTTACTAGCACGTCTTATATTACTAGCACCTCTTATCTTACTAGCACCTCTTATCTTACTAACACGTCTTATTTTACTAACACGTCTTATCTTACTAGCACGTCTTATATTACTAGCACGTCTTATATTACTAGCACTAACACGTCTTATCTTACTAGCACGTCTTATCTTACTAACACGTCTTATCTTACTAGCACGTCTTATCTTACTAGCACATCTTATCTTACTAGCGCGTCTTATCTTACTAGCACGTCTTATCTTACTGGCACCTCTTATCTTACTAGCACATCTTATCTTACTAGCACGTCTTAACTTACTAGCACCTCTTATCTTACTAGCACGTCTTATCTTACTAACACGTCTTATCTTACCAGCACGTCTTATCTTACTAGCACCTCTTATCTTACTAACACTGACTTTGCAGAAATCTGCTTTATTGAGGAAACATTTGACTTACTAGAAGTGTGAGaggtggttgtctcacctagctaccttaaaaTGAATGCACTCGCTGTCAATAACTggggataagagcgtctgctaaatgactgacaTGGTCATGGACATTTATGAGCAAGTACACAAGGTATTTGTTCTTCATTTTCAGTAGAGGACACAACCTGtgatgactgtgatatgtggttgttttaCCTACCTGACGCTAGTTGAAAGCCCTGACTGGGTAAAAGCGTCTGCTGTTATCagtcaatgtaaatgtaaaacggTTTGTATTGTCAGAATCTATGAGCAAGTAGTAGTACACAAGCTATTTGTTCTTGATTTGGGATACAGATTTAAAAGTATGGagttaaggctagggttagggggttagattaggtaagattagggaaccgttaaggttagggttagggggtaagATTAGGTTAGATTAGGAAggatttaaggttagggttagggggttagattaggtaagattagggaagcgttaaggttagggttagggggtaagATTAGGTTAGATTAGGAaagatttaaggttagggttagggggtaagATTAGGTTAGATTAGGAAggatttaaggttagggttagggggtaaaATTAGATTAGATTAGGAAggatttaaggttagggttagggggtaagATTGGGTAAGATTAGGAAAGGGTTCAGGGGTAAGATTGGGGTTAGATTGGGAAAGATTTAAGGTTAGGCTTAGTGTCTAGAATCTAATTTGTGGTGGTAAAGTGCCATAGTACATCCGTACATATGTGGTGACCAGACGGTGATGACCATCACTGATTCTAGGTCAGGTTCATGGTGTCCTCAAGCACCCGTTTGACCAGGTTTCTCTGTCAGAACTGATCTCAGTGCAGCCCTTATGCAACCAACACATTACTATTCTTCAGCGATGCGCTCTGATCTAGGACCAGATCCTGATGGTCCTCGTCATCACCCTCAGGGCAGGTGGTCGCAGTCCTTCTGGGCTCATTTCTCTCTCATTGCCTCAtgtttcttgctctctctctctctctctctatgtccctctctcctctctctttctctctctatgtccctatctcctctctctctctctctctctctctcgttccctctctctctctctctctatgtccctctctcctctctctttctctctcgctcgctctcgttccctctctatgcccctctctcctctctctttctctctctctctatgttcctatctcctctctcttgttctctctctctctctttatgtccctatctcctctctcttgttctctctctctctatgtccctatctcctctctctttttctctctctctatgtccctatctcctctctctttctctctcgctctctctcgttccctctctatcgttccctctctctcgttccctctctctctcgttccctctttctctctctctctcgttccctctttctctctctctctctctcgttccctctttctctctctctctcgttccccctctctctctctctcgttccctctctctctctctctcgttccctctctctctccctctctgtatttttctctctcccctcttcagccCCTCAGTTTCTTTTTCTCActttctcattccctctctcgtTTTACTCCCTTTCTCCCAAACCTCCAGGGAGGATGTCTATCTTCCTATTTTGCCTcgttccctctcttcttctctccttcctcccacctCCAGGGTTGAGGAAAGCCGTCAATGTATCTGTGGACAGAGGGAGAAACAAGCACAGGCGTTTGGCACCTGTCTTCATTTAAAAGCAGGCTTCTGCAGCAACAAACAGGAACAGACATTTTTTTCCTAAAAAATAAAGACGGAGAAATGCTTTCCGCATCACATCATTTACTCACGTTTGTTAAACACAGTTGTAGACTGGACCTGTGTTTCAATACAAGACAGATGAGAGAATGTTATCCTATGAAACAGTttgaggaaaataatcctgcatcaACTGGAAATGttcattattatgtggattataataaatattttTGATCGGACAAATTAAGTCTGAAgttggaaatgacaaactttagaagcctttttgaaCTTCAAATACACAACACGTTTGCCTTTCCTGCTTAGCAGGAatattctcagcaacaaaagagtaatCCAATTAAGGACGTAACATCTGTAGAAGGACCTGTGTTTCAGTACAGGACAGAGAAAGGTTAGCctatgctggatgtactgtatgtcatttcacactatgctggatgtactgtatgtcatatcacactatgctggatgtactgtatgtcatatcacactatgctgtatgtactgtatgtcatatcacactatgctgtatgtactgtaaatcatatcacactatgctggatgtactgtatgtcatatcacactatgctggatgtactgtatgtcatatcacactatgctggatgtactgtaagtcatatcacactatgctggatgtactttatgtcata
It includes:
- the LOC120023811 gene encoding QRFP-like peptide receptor; translation: MKLTLDLLSAQLSFTPLLHVENATQARLNNKLTSLLWTVHEPTTVALTLMYCLSFLVGFVGNIMSMKVLTNRRSERLAAVSATRYLLVNLAVCDLAVVCVCMPITLGHQIYSAWVYGDFLCRAVPFTQAVSVSASVLTLTVISVNRYFSVRCPLRARSLFTRRRILGTVAVVWVVSSAICSPLVFMNRRDEISLGASFVIPVCQEVWPGPRLKQGYTVLLFVALYCIPVTFNLTIGFLTGRRLWGDGKRMFTELDSRSRALHTECLKTRKKIAKMVVALVLLFAVSWLPLYLAEFWIDRVQHPPSWLMQTQPFAQWLGLTNSSLNPICYCFIGDLHRGAKVFRTHYHRRIAALFGSSFANSATTTAAEGGVAAATVAASTATIPKLFTFSRGTGGPGKMEDGSDNSLSDWYKSSPSPRGHQGPGSSQQGHLLLGFPLWTLTSHIP